The DNA window GCTGGCCGGTTCTGATCCGATCTGCCCCAGTTCTGCTCTCCTGTCTGCCAGGCAGGACTAGCAGGAGGAGAGACCCTGCATGACAGAGTGACCCCAGCCCACCATGGGGCGGGGTGACCAGTCAGCCCTGCCCAGCCGTTGTGCCCATGGGCACCAGCAGAGCAAGACTGGGGCTTGGGTTACCATCTCCTTGGCACAGCATCTGCCAGCGAGTCCAGTGCAGTCTCTGGTGCCTGCTGGGTCCAGCAAGGGATCGGGCAGCAGGACTGGCcttggctggggagtggggtctagtggggtAGAGCAGATAGGGctgggattcctgggttctagtcctagccTCTGTCCCTGACTCACTGGGACCCCGGGTAAAtcctcctctctctgtgcctcagtttccccaccagccCACGTCCCAGCTGTGTGGCTAGAGCTCCCTTGGGCTGCTAGCCCTTGGGGGTGGCTTTATTTCCTGGCATGGTGCCATCATGTGAGGGCAGCAGGGCCCCCCAGTTATCTGATTGGCTCGGTGCTGAAAGTCAGGTGGAAATAGGGATCCTCCCCCACCCTGGAGAAGGAGCCAAGTGAGTCCCACTTACAATCTGCCCCTCCAGGCAGGCGATGAAGAGGGTGAAGTATGTGTCCACCATCTTCTGGCAGTGTGGCACCAGGGTGCTCAGGGGCAGCAGGGTGCACTCATGGGTCAGGTACTTCTGGATGCTgtcctgtgggggaaggggtgtgtgtgagtggggcagagcctgggacGTGGCCAGCCCCCGCCCTCCAAGCCTAGCAGAAACTAGCCCTGGCCCCCCATGGTACCTTGAAGGCTGAATCCTTGGCCATGCGAGTCAGGATGGTGATGATTTGCCCGCAGTCCGCGCACATGTCCTCCTGGTGGGGGAGAGACCACGTCAGGGGCTGAGTGTGAGGGGGCGGAGGTCAGGGCCCCTCTGTGGGgccccagctgctcctctggctccccCCACACCCGTCAGCAGGGCATGCCTGGGGCCAGAGTGCCCAGGGCACCCCTCAGCGCCCCTGCCTCACGGCTGAGCCACCAGCCCCCTGACTCTGCCTCATGGCTCCCACCAAGCCCCTAGTCATGGCTCCTGCAGGGGCCCCAGGGCCGCTCAGCTGCAGCCCCCACCAGAccaagggccagctgtggccaccCCACTTCCTGGGACCCGCAGTTCTGGCCCCACCCGCTCTCTCCCTGCCGACCTCCCGAGGGCTCcttggatggggatggggccaAGCCCCCTGGGCCTCAGGGACACGCTGACTGCCCCTAGCCAGGCCCCCCGCTGGCCCCGAACCCGGGACCTGTGAGTCTGATGGCACACACCTCTGCCTGAGCAGCTGCCCCCCGACTGGCAGGGACTGGCCCTCGAGGGGCCAGAGAGCAGCCCTGGCTTCCCCACTCCCCAGGCGGGTCATCCCATCTGGGGCCTGGGGAGTGCCAGCCATGCTCAGGgcgggggagctgcagggccgctggctggtgcctggagcccagggcctgggggagctgctgggggcccATCTCCCCCGGCCCCAGCATCTCACACAGCCCGACCGTGGCAGCTTGCGGGGCATGGACGGGACCTGCCTTAGCAGCCTGGTTCCACCCGGCCTGGGCACAGCTCTGCACTGCACCGCACTGCACGGCCGTCGCCAGGCTCCGGCACCAGAACGTCGGGCCCTCGGCACAGCCCTGCTGGGCCAGCAGCCTCCCGGCCAGGGCTAGGAACAAGAGAGGCCAAGGCCCGGTTAATGACACGCAGCTGGGGCCTGGTCGCACCAGGGACAGACAGCCTCCGTGCTGGGGCAGCCATCCTCTCTCCAACGCCTCCTCATCCCCCCGTCCCCtcgtccctccatccatccctccagccGTCCCCCCATTCCTCCGTCCCccgtccctccatccatcccccctccatccctccatccgtTCCCccgtccctccatccatcccccctccatccctccatccgtccccccattcctccatccctcctccctccatccccccatccctccatccatctcctcatccctctctccatccccccatTCCTCCGTCCCCCCTCCTCCATCCTGTCTGTCCCTCcgtctgtccctccctccctccatccatcccctcaTGCCTCTCTCcgtctccccatccctccctccatccatccctctctccatccatccatctgtccctcactccatccctcccaaCCCAGCGGTGACAAGCATATTATCAGACCCAATACAGAAGAACGATGGATCTGGGGGATCTGTCCATCTGGCGGCTGGGGGCTCGAGCTGAACTTCTGGGTTCTGGGACAGGGCACTAGAAACTCTCAgatccctcctgccccatttgCTCACACATCAGTGCCAAGAGGGACCCTGTGGGATGAGGGACCCACCCCACTGAGTTGCCCTGGGGAAGGTCCCCTGCCCCTGTGTAGCCCAGACACGGACTCCCCACCATGGGGAGTGGGGTTGCCCATGCAGGATGTGCCGTCagccctttgttccccctccctgTGTTTGGGGTGTTTGGAGGGGGAGCTGGGCGGGACCACaacccatcccctgcccctccattcctagccccctcctccccccaggacaCCAGTCACCAGGCCCAGGGGCATCAGCACTGGATCTGCCCAATTGCTCTTCCAGCCCAGCAGCAGCCAATGCTGGATACACTGGGGGAGAAGAAGCCCCAATAATGCACCTGGTCGTTGGCCACAGCGCtaagaatcccttcctgaccccagtgccctgaagcatgagcttggATCCCCAGAGCTGCCTGAGTTCCTGACGAAAGGCCCTGGCGGAGACCCAGCCCAAGCAGCCAGGGCAGAAAACTAGCGTGCGGGGTGGTGATCTGCCCCGGCTGGGAGCGTTCGCTGGCTCTGCATCTGCCACCAGCCTCTGCCGAATTCCCCACCCACACAACAGCGTCAAAGACAGGACATGTTTCCAAAGGGGATGCTCCAATGTGGGAAGGCAAAGAGCCTGTGGCTGAGCTGGCCAGTCCACACCCGCAAAGCCAACACCAGCCACAGAATGGCAACTGGGCTGCGGGAAGTCATTGAAAGACTCTGTCAAAACCAGGTGACCAGgtctggcagtcaaaggtttctctccccacagccagagcAGCCCTTCTAGAGGTCTCTGCATCTCAGGATCGCAAAGCACTTACCCAGGGTGGGCCAGCAGCATTagccccttttacagatggggaaactgaggtatggcACGGGAAAGGGAAGTTACACAGAGCGAGCAGCACAGAtgggatagaatccaggagtcctgtctcccagcccccgTGATCaaatcactagaccccactcccctcccagggctgagaAGAGAAGCCAGGAATCTGAGTCCTGTCCCCTGAAGGTCCATGAGGTCCCATCTCATCactcccccaggggctgggctgggtcccCTACACCCCACTTCCCACGGCTCTCACATCTCAGCCCCCAGCCCTTGCCTTGTGAGGGGTCCCCCCCACCTTGCAGATGCCTCCATCAGGGGCTCCCCTCATGTCCCCATTGTGCCCCTCTCAGCCCAGGGCCATGCACCCTCCTGGCTGGATCCGTGGGGCCAATGCCCCAGCCCGgtgcaggggtggagggggggagcccaGTCGCCGTGGCTGTCCCTACCTGAGCCTCCACAGAGCAGGGCGAGCAGAAGGAGCTGGGACCCGGGCATGCTGAGCTCAAGCATTCGAGCACCCGCATCCCCGCGCCCCATTTATAGCCATGCTGGGCGAGGGGGGCCCAGCCCGGCCAGTGGGACTGTGGCCAGGATCGCcctggaggagcaggggtggggcttggaTTAAACTCAGCAAAGTGAGTGGCTCAGAGGCAAAAGTACTtggctgggctccagccctggtgcccctcactccggatctgcagcccctgctatcccagccctggctccccatcTCCTCCTGCCCTTTGGTGAGGAACCCCGAAAGGTGCCGTTTGGAGTCTGACTCGGGTTTCTGTCTGTGGTGATCCGATGGGGGCTTGACCTCCATGTGACCTGGCCAGAGCGCTCAGGGCTCAGTCTGTGGCTGAGCCCAGGCCTGGAATCCCCCCAAATGTGGGGCATGTGACCCAGCCCCCGCGCCCTGTGCCTTTCCGAGGGCACATGGGGGGCACTTGGCGTGGGGCTCCCTGTGCCACAAGACCCCGGGGAGGCTGGGGCGCTTTGGACCGAGAGTGGGGGTTAGACGGAGCAAGGCCAGACCCCCAGCCCTAGATCAGGATCCAGCCCCACACTGCTCGGAGGCTGGCCCAGCTGTGCAAAAAGCCCCTGAATGGCCAATTCACCACCAGGCTGGGCCAGGAGTAGTCGCATATTTGCCCCTTTGCAGAGGAATGGGGGCTGTTTGTGGGGTGAATAAAATGAGGTCACTGTTTGGCAGGTATGAATGCCCCCAGCTCCGCAtgcagcctgccccagccccatggcccCATTCTACCCTCCCCCACCGGGCCCCGGCTGCCAGGCGCCTCGATTGCCCAAACGCACCCCCAGACAGGACTGTGCCCCAGGTGGTCGGTGCCTGGCCCAGGGCATGTGCCCCCAGGCCTGTGGGGAGGGCAGGCTGGCGCCACGGAGTCCTGGGCTCCTGCTGCCGCCACCCGCCCCCGTGATGGGGGCCCAGGCCTTCGCCTGCCCCACCCGGGGCGTGTTGACGTTGTCCCCGAGGGGCCTGGCACTGTGTGCTCAGGGTGCTTGGGCTGTTGGCTTTGGCCTCTCCCTGCGGCACAAGGGCCCTTGGGGGCCGGTTCCCGGCAGCCAATGGCCCCAGCtatgccgggggtgggggagccgcTCCTGATCCTGAGGGAGCCCCCACCCGGTGACAGCTGGCAGCACAGATTGGGAGTGAGGGTCTGTCCGTGCCCAGCCCCCCAATACAGAATCGCCTTGAGACCCAGCTCCGGCCCCAGGGGCAACATGTAGTCAGGAGTCAGGGCACCTCATTGCTCAACTGGGCTGGATCGGAGACCCCAGGGCAGCGGACAGTCTGAGCTGGCTTAGAGCTctggtggggggggtctggggcagGTGCAGTGCATGGCATGGGCAGCGGCAAGAGTCCCCTgggaacagggagaagggggcagcccccagggggagggggaggagtagaGCTATGCTGTGTGTAAGGCCCCCCCTGGTTAGTTGCCTGGCAGCTGAATGGCGAGACCTGCACCCACCGTCTGGGGGTGCTTGGCACAAAGGGGAGCCGATTTGCATGCAGGCAGAAGCTTTATTGAAAGGCTGGGTGGCAAGGGCAGGTTCCTAGGCGGGTGTCACAGCTGGGGGCAGCCCCTCCTGGCGGGGGCTATGGGCGCAGCAGGGGGTCCGCTGTGCCCTGGCCACACAGAGCTCATGCGCCAtctgaggaggagagagagaccagtgagggacagacagacagactcagtGCAGGGAATCAGGGAGCCTGATTTCGGCCGGACAggcagaggggcagtcaggggacaccCCTCTCCTCAGTAGCCCAGCTGATCTGTGGGGCCTCGGGTCAAACCCCCACGGCTACGTGTGCTCCATCCCTTGGGTACTGCACCATCCTCCGGGGCTCCCTGGGCAGAGCGGAGGACCGGTGGTCCTCACGCCCCACTGGGGACAAAGCCACTGGGCTGGGAGTGCCCAGACTTGCGCCCCCATGAGCTTGTCCAGCTGCCCcatggcatggccccagctggcACTCATGGGGCATCAGGAGGCTGGTCCCTGGCTACACCTCCAGACACAGGGGCGGGTTGTGAGGCCAGGTAGACCTCAgccttctgggggtgggggaggaccagCCAGCACTAGGGGCAGGAGGGGCCCCCGGAGAAGGCGTCTGGTCTGGGGCTGGGCCCAGGTACTGGACTCCATGGCCATGGCAGGACGGGAAGGCTTTGCCCTGCCACTGCCTGGACTGGTCCCTGTCCAGGGGGCACAGAAACCCCCAAACTTGGGCCCAGATCAGCCAGGGCTTCCCAGCTCAGGGCAGCAGACCCGGGCCCCACACTTTGCTCAACGCCCTTGGTCAGGGAAGATCGACCCTAGAACCCCATGGAGCTTGTGACTCTATCCCCCACAGTGCTGAATGGGCCCCCCCAGGGATCTGTCCGTCACACCCATCACCTTGGCATCAGTCCCccaccacctgcccttcccccgcccccattttCACCTAGTCAGGGTCACTCTCTGCCCCCCATCTGTGGCCCAGCCTGTCCCCTCAGCTCTGCCCTCACCTGGCAGAGGGCGTCACGGTCCCGAGGCATCCACCAGGCTCTCTGCAGCCGGGGCCCGGTGCAGGCCAGGAACCTGCCACCCTGGAGACCATGGAGAACATGGGTGTTAtctcagccctgccacccagccagGGCCCAGCCCCCCGGCCGCTCACAGCCATGACCACGGACCCTGCGTCCCCCCTCAGGGATCGAACCCGGGGCAGTCAGCGCCCAGCCGCTCACACCTGAGCTAAGGGTGCAACTCCCTCCGGGCGCAGCAAGCAGCCGGCTGCTTTAGTGACAGGGGCTGGCCACTAGAGAGCGACATGCCCTGGGCCAGCGCTGCCCATGGGGACGGGCgcgagggggctggggctggggcccggGGAGAGGTTGTAGGAAGTGGGTGCACAGAGATGTGGGGGGACAGGGGTTCTGCAGAGATGGGCTGAGCCCCCTTCCTCCTGGCTGCAGCTGGCAGAGCCAAGCCTCAGCCCCGCACGCCCCACACGGAGGGCTGGGAATTCAGTATGGTCTGTGCCTCCCCAGATGGAGACGCATGGTGGCTGTGAGCAGAGAGCCCGGAGTGGGGGTTGTGGGTCAGACGGAGGGGGTGCTCTGCTCTGACAACCCCCTGGAAGGAGACAGGCTGTGGGGGCTGGGCCCGGCCAGAGCCCTGGAAATCAGCCCATGGGGTGGCTGAGCAGAGCCCCTTTAGCTCCCCTCGCCCCCGAtctctgtgggggagaggggtgggcagCACATTCCTGCGGAGGGGGCACCGTGCCCACTTCCGCAGCTGCCACTCTTGTGAAATTGTTTTTCTCTGGAGCGGCTCCTTTGATGTGGGCaggctgcccagccctgagcgctCCCTGGTCTCAAGTGCCCTCGCGGGGTTGGAGATGGTTTGTGGGCACAGACGAGGGCCCTTCGCGGCACACGGTGGGGCTTGGAAAgtctgggggcagagcgggggcggAGGGGAGTCAGGCACctgtgggaagggggccctgggGGGTGATGGCTCGGGGCACTGGCCTTTCACCTCTCTCCCATGGGCCAAGCTGGGGTGAGGTACCAGCGCCAGGGTGGGGGCGGTGCACGGGATGCCTAGGTTCAATTCACGcctctgccacaaactccctggGTGAGCCAAAGCAAGTCCAAAACCAGGCTCTCTGGGGCCTTCAGGCCTggccctgtgcctcagtgtccccttaGGGCAGGGCTCGGGCCCGCTGTGGGTCCCAGGGTGCTCAGGCAGGGGTTAGGGAGACAGGATGGAGgagcagtttggggggggggggcgctgggcagcAGGGACCCAGTGGCCCGCTGGGGGCACCAGAGAGCAGCAGCCCggccgcagggctggggctgggtgacCTCACAGCTCCCATGCCCAGGAgcaagccccctccccctctactGACAGCAGTAGtacatcccctccccccgctgggtTCCCAGCCCAGGTCGGGGGGAGCACCCATGGGCCAAGCCGGGGGAGATGGGACCCTGGCAAACGCCCTGACTTTGGTTCCCCCAGGCCTGATCCCttgtgggagggggcgggaggctgcaggggagaccccagctctgccctccaaGAGCCAGGGCCCCACAGAGCCAGCCTGGTGCCCAGCCCCCAgcgccctggccccagctccccagGGGTCTGCCCAGCCGGGTGCAGTGGGCTCGGGGCAGCCCCTCCCACTCACCTGGCTGGCCCAGGCTCTTGCACATGCTGATGGAGACGCAGATGTCGCGGGGCTCCATGTCCTGGGCCAGCCCCTCCTCGATGGGCTGCACGTACCGGTCCACCACCCGGTGGCACTTGGCTGCCCAGCCGAGGATGAATGTGGAGCAGATCTTCTTTATGGCCTTTGCCACGCTGCTCTGGGGGATGGCAGGGGAGCGTTGGGCAGGCACTGGCTGGGGCCTGGTGCACACCCACCCTCGCACACTCCCACCTGCCCTTGCACACTCCCTCAGACATATCCACCCAGCCTTGCATGCTCCCACCCACCCATGCACACTCCCTCAGACATACCCACTCCGCCTCGCCTTTGCCCACCCACCCTTGCACTCTCCCTTGCACATGTTCACCCACCCTCCCATGCCTCTTGGCACGTGCCTGCCCTAGGACGCTCACTCTTAGGCTCCCCTCCTTGGCCCGTGCACTCTATGCCCTTTTGCACACTCACTGCCCAGTGGGGGGTCCTTACCTCATTGTGCGTCTTGGACACCATTTTCTTCAGCTTGCTGATGACCCGTTTGCACACCCAGCACTTCACCAGGGGTTCCCGCTCGTCAGCGTCCTGTGCCGAGACACAGTAGCCGGGTCAGCGCCTCCCAACCTGTCCGCAGGGGTCGCCCGTTCTGGGTGtgtggggtcttggggaagctGGGGCGACGGGGCAGGGAAGCGCACCTGGTCTGAACTgtttggatggggcaggctgCTCTCAGGGGCTCTACATGCCCCAAACCAGGAATGCTTGTGTGGGATGTCACCTGGCCTCCCGCCTTTGGGACCCCCCCTGCTTGTGATTGACCCAGGAGTGGGCATGGCCCCTCAGTGCCCAGTGAAGGCGCGTCCCAGTGACAGGTCTGGGGTCTGGAGCTGGCAGGGTGTGAATCAGGGCCCCCCAGGGGTGTACCGTGGGCCCCCCTAAGAGCAGGAGcctgcactggggtctgggagggatggGAATAAGCCCCCAGGTGCCAGCCGGGAGGCATCGAAGCCCCCTGGAGGCCTAAGCTcgctcaccttgggcagctcGTCCCAGTCGTACTCCAGGCAAAACTGCAGCTGGCCACAGTGTGCTGCTGTGGCCACATCCCGGCACCAAAACTCGGGGCCCTGCAGGCACTCGGGGGGTTCCCCCGGCAGGGCCAGGGCTGGAAGTGGAGAGAACTGGCAGAATGAAGGGCCCCCCAGCTGTGTTGAtgcccgcagcccctgctagcccagccctgagcgcCCCCACACcaagctctgccggtgcccctcactcctgacccgcagccccatgctaccccagccctgagcacccccacaccaagctctgccggtgcccctcactcccaacccgcatccccctgctaccccagcctgggctcccctcacAGGTCTGTTGGTGCCCCTCATTCCCGACCCGCAGCTCCCCAACTCTTTTCACGTGGGGAGCTGGAAATCGGGGAAAGAGACACAAGGGGGGGGAACCGCAGGGGGAGCATGGAGTGAATGGGGGGGCGAGGAGCCCAGAGGGGAGGGACAATAGAGGGGAGTGGCGGGAGGGGGTGATGGGGACCGGGATGATTAAAgcagtgggggtgctgacaggAGCTAGCGGacgagggggtggggtggggacccgGTCTAGGTGCTCGGGACTAACAGGCTGTCCTCACCCCTCTGCCACATCTCAGGCAGGGGTTCTCGGGCCTCCTGCTGTCCTGGGCCCCCTctctggacacctgggttcatcTCCCATCCCTTAGGCATTGTTTTCCCTGTGTTGTTGGGGGGCTCGAaggcccccccccaactcctacCAGCTACCCCTGCAAGCAGGGAGAAGAGCAGCAGCACCTCGGTCATCTCGCTCCCCAGGTAGTCGCCTCATCCCTTCGCTCCCGGGCCCTATATCCCCCGAGGGGGGTGGCCACGCCCCGTTCCTGGGCCCCAGGAACCAATaccaggggctgtggggagcccccCCTGTCTCGgcgctggggggggtgggaggtgtgGTCTCTATAGCAGAGACAGGAATAACAACTGACGTGAGCGCTCCAGGAAACCTCAACTTGTGCCCACAAGTGACCCAGGCTGCAGGAGCAGCTCAGGGCTCCTCTGCTGGGTGGGgtccctgcccctcactctgtAACGCCTCTCATGTCTTTCCTTGGGCTTGCCcctgtcctgctgctggccaggggGGCCAGGGTACATGGGGCAGGATCTCTAGGGTCAGGGGGTGTATCGGCCTCGAGGGTCCTGCTGCAGGGGTGTTAGGAGCCCTAgagtgtggaggggagggaggttcccagaggatcccctgccccatgctgcccccgttgctgtgcagggctctatgccggccctgctcccagccaccagcacagggcagggcctggggcatgGCCGGGGCACCCTGTGCTGCGGCTGATCTCTGCCCCCACTCATTGATTAGGGTTACtcttgtggggggcgggggggagtctGTGTGTCTATCCATggactgcttgtgtcacttgtgttctcacaCGGaactctacttctccctgctgcaggttCCCCCCAAGGGAGCTGTCCTGCAGGACTtagttccccagggctgggttcctccagccccagaaccggacgaacacacacacacgcacaccgggttaatcagcactcccaagctgacaccctcatatgtcccaggttcagcacgtccctatccccactttcacgttacaattgtttTGGTCATAACCCACTTGaagagcaaaccccacaggattttgggGCAACGCAGCGATCTTTAAGCTTAGGTAAgagaagcgttgctgcagagcgaatgaggaaaccaaaaaacacccacaagggagagagagaatcatagaatcatagagtatcagggttggaagggacctcaggaggtcacctagtccaaccccctgctcaaagcagggccaatccccaactaaaacatcctaGCTAGGGctttgaaatttttaaggtcaggcttgacaaaggaaggagaagcaaccagcttaatcatgagttatttattgccagtaataaccataggggagccaaacaaacaaaacagtgataatattaaatctaacttaatcttgattataaaagtcaggtttaggaAACTAGAACTGATcccacaagtcagggtcagaaggctacacctaaagagagagagagagagagagagctgggttctcaccactctgtgAAGCTGGAATCGATCGGGGTCCCAGGGGTGGTAgatcagggtcctgagtgctggagacagacagagcccccagcacaatcagcTGGGAGAAGACGAAGTCCCAGTGGAATTGATGcaaattttggatccaggcatcagagcacttacCTGAGCGTGGATCAGGGTTTCTGTAGaaaaacaacaatggttcaagggagaacactagatttgtttatgtgtaaacaaCAAGGGAGGATACCAAAGTTGTTTTCTTCAGGCTTGAcaatgggagctgatcattcctggcaATGGGTGGTGTTTCtcggagggagctcacaatgtaGTTAGGGAgtttcactattttggataccaataaaggatttattactagaattggtctgataactactgagctgggtgtgtgcaggcctgggttcattaacatctggagcagagattcccccatcatgcagtgcttccctgcttttctggtcccctAGTTCTGTGTGgatcttgccttggaatctctgttctccattctgtctgCTAACGGAGATGTATCggagggtagctgtgttagtctgtagccacaaaaacaacgaggagtccggtggcaccttaaagactagcagatttatatgggcataagcttttgtgggtaaaaaaccc is part of the Dermochelys coriacea isolate rDerCor1 chromosome 26, rDerCor1.pri.v4, whole genome shotgun sequence genome and encodes:
- the LOC119848780 gene encoding uncharacterized protein LOC119848780 yields the protein MTEVLLLFSLLAGVAALALPGEPPECLQGPEFWCRDVATAAHCGQLQFCLEYDWDELPKDADEREPLVKCWVCKRVISKLKKMVSKTHNEQRGKGHKEDLLHIHPRLGSQVPPGGGPVRAAHRGGAGPGHGAPRHLRLHQHVQEPGPARVAGSWPAPGPGCREPGGCLGTVTPSARWRMSSVWPGHSGPPAAPIAPARRGCPQL